One genomic region from Sphaerochaeta sp. encodes:
- a CDS encoding extracellular solute-binding protein produces the protein MNKKSAKLFLLVLSLLPVLFFGCSKNSGSSDSGSTSSKSSSERKLYIYNWSYYTPDSIIESFSKEYDCEVVLDYFASNEEMYAKLKAAGNGAGYDIIVPSGDYVSIMKAQDMLEKIDPAKFPNSKYISDLVLEKALYDPKMEYSVPYYMGAAGVAVNKKMVSDYTRDWSIFADTRLAGRMCMLDDMREVLGDALSYLGYSVNTTNMDELEKARQLVKYQWKPNLVKFDAEGFAKSFAQGEYYVVQGYAEGIFEELPEEKWGDVDFFIPEKGGPMYIDSLCIPKGAKHYDLAMAFINYIHDPKNYAQFLDRFHFPASVNPEADTYRTTTPFYTVDDLRNCELKDDLGQYLDAYNTAWESIRYVE, from the coding sequence ATGAACAAAAAATCTGCAAAACTGTTCTTGTTGGTTCTGTCGCTGCTTCCCGTGCTGTTCTTCGGTTGCAGCAAAAATTCGGGATCTTCCGATTCCGGATCCACATCAAGCAAAAGTTCCTCGGAAAGAAAACTGTACATCTACAACTGGTCATACTACACGCCGGATTCCATCATCGAGTCCTTCTCCAAGGAGTATGACTGTGAGGTGGTGCTGGACTACTTCGCCAGCAACGAGGAGATGTACGCCAAGCTGAAGGCCGCCGGCAACGGCGCCGGATACGACATCATCGTCCCCTCCGGCGACTACGTCTCCATCATGAAGGCGCAGGACATGCTGGAGAAGATCGATCCCGCCAAGTTCCCCAACTCAAAGTACATCTCCGACCTGGTTCTGGAGAAAGCGCTGTATGACCCGAAGATGGAGTACAGCGTCCCGTACTACATGGGAGCGGCGGGAGTGGCCGTCAACAAGAAGATGGTCTCCGATTACACCCGTGACTGGTCGATCTTCGCAGACACCCGCCTTGCCGGACGGATGTGCATGCTGGACGACATGCGGGAAGTGCTGGGAGACGCCCTCTCCTACCTGGGCTACTCGGTCAACACCACCAACATGGACGAGCTGGAGAAGGCACGCCAACTGGTCAAATACCAATGGAAACCGAACCTGGTGAAGTTTGACGCCGAAGGATTCGCCAAGAGCTTCGCCCAGGGTGAGTACTACGTGGTGCAGGGCTATGCCGAAGGCATCTTCGAGGAGCTTCCCGAAGAGAAATGGGGCGACGTCGATTTCTTCATTCCGGAGAAAGGCGGCCCGATGTACATCGATTCGCTGTGCATCCCCAAAGGCGCCAAGCACTACGACCTGGCCATGGCGTTCATCAACTACATCCACGACCCGAAGAACTACGCACAGTTCCTGGATCGCTTCCACTTCCCCGCCTCGGTGAACCCGGAAGCTGACACCTACCGGACCACCACGCCGTTCTACACGGTGGATGACCTGCGCAACTGTGAGCTGAAGGACGACCTGGGCCAGTATCTGGACGCCTACAACACCGCCTGGGAATCCATCCGGTACGTGGAGTAA
- a CDS encoding adenylosuccinate synthase: MSVISVIGAQSGDEGKGRIVDYIAQKADVAIRYQGGDNAGHTVVNEKGKFALHIIPSGIFNPHTINIVDAGAVVNFTTMEEELKHLEEKHVDTSNLFIDTRAHLIMPYHCALDGAEENKRSNAQKIGTTKRGIGPCYADKSARSGLRAGDLLDPDYLKLRLEMVLPLKNRELAYYGLPEYKEEDLLALCASWREKFGKRIVDTLPIVRDAYKTGKNILLEGQLGIMRDLDWGIYPYTTSSNPTAGGACTGAGIAPRKIDKVIGVAKAYSTCVGGGPYPTELFDEDGEKLRKIGGEFGATTGRPRRTGWFDAVAVEFGCWVNGFTDIALTKLDVLDTFPKIKVCVAYDMGDGKKTNYLPDTKGQEKAKPIYEEYDGWMCDTTAARTWNDLPSKAQAFVTRLEELCGCPITYISVGPERDQIIIR; the protein is encoded by the coding sequence ATGAGTGTCATATCCGTAATCGGAGCCCAATCCGGCGACGAGGGGAAAGGACGCATCGTCGACTACATCGCCCAGAAGGCTGACGTGGCCATCCGTTACCAAGGCGGCGACAACGCAGGACATACCGTGGTCAACGAAAAGGGAAAATTCGCCCTGCACATCATCCCCAGCGGCATCTTCAATCCCCACACCATCAACATCGTGGACGCGGGAGCGGTGGTGAACTTCACCACCATGGAAGAAGAGCTCAAGCATCTGGAAGAGAAGCACGTCGACACCAGCAACCTGTTCATCGACACCCGCGCCCATCTGATCATGCCGTACCACTGCGCCCTGGATGGCGCTGAGGAAAACAAACGCTCCAACGCCCAGAAGATCGGGACGACCAAACGGGGCATCGGCCCCTGCTACGCCGACAAGTCGGCCCGGAGCGGACTGCGCGCCGGGGATCTGTTGGATCCCGACTACCTGAAGCTCCGTCTGGAGATGGTACTTCCCCTGAAGAACCGTGAGCTTGCCTACTACGGACTGCCCGAGTACAAGGAAGAGGACCTGCTTGCCCTCTGCGCCTCTTGGCGGGAGAAGTTCGGAAAAAGAATCGTCGACACGCTGCCCATCGTCCGTGACGCCTACAAGACCGGCAAGAACATTTTGCTGGAAGGACAGCTTGGCATCATGCGGGATCTGGACTGGGGCATCTATCCGTACACCACCAGCAGCAACCCCACCGCAGGCGGCGCCTGCACCGGTGCGGGCATCGCACCCCGGAAGATCGACAAGGTGATCGGCGTGGCCAAGGCCTACTCCACCTGCGTCGGTGGAGGCCCGTACCCCACCGAGCTGTTTGACGAAGACGGTGAAAAACTCAGGAAGATCGGAGGGGAGTTCGGCGCAACCACCGGCAGACCACGGAGAACCGGTTGGTTTGACGCCGTCGCCGTGGAGTTCGGATGCTGGGTCAACGGCTTCACCGACATCGCCCTGACCAAGCTGGACGTACTGGATACGTTCCCCAAGATCAAGGTGTGCGTCGCCTACGACATGGGGGATGGAAAGAAAACCAATTACCTGCCGGACACCAAGGGACAGGAGAAGGCGAAACCGATCTACGAGGAGTACGACGGATGGATGTGTGACACCACCGCGGCCAGAACGTGGAACGATCTCCCCTCCAAAGCGCAGGCGTTCGTCACTCGTCTGGAGGAGCTCTGCGGGTGCCCGATCACCTACATCTCCGTTGGTCCGGAACGCGACCAGATCATCATTCGGTAG
- a CDS encoding phosphoribosyltransferase, with product MDEQKYYVSYTKVHKLVKSLAERLMATGYNPDLIVAIGSGGFIPARILKTFINRPIYAVGISYYGVDHTHRDHPTKIQWIDEVANQLTGKNILLIDEVDDTRTTLAYCVGELLKYKPKEIAVLVLHNKLKKKDVEMPSEIKRYYVGEEIPDEWIKYPWDAIDIDEHNEMERKQREEGK from the coding sequence ATGGACGAACAGAAGTATTACGTTTCCTACACGAAAGTGCACAAACTGGTCAAATCGCTTGCCGAGCGGCTGATGGCCACCGGCTACAATCCCGACCTGATCGTCGCCATCGGAAGCGGCGGGTTCATTCCCGCCCGTATCCTGAAGACGTTCATCAACCGCCCGATCTACGCGGTGGGAATCTCCTACTACGGAGTGGACCACACCCATCGGGACCATCCGACGAAGATCCAGTGGATCGACGAGGTGGCCAACCAGCTGACCGGCAAGAACATCCTGTTGATCGACGAGGTGGACGACACCCGCACCACGCTGGCCTACTGCGTTGGGGAACTGTTGAAGTACAAGCCGAAGGAAATCGCCGTGCTGGTGCTGCACAATAAACTGAAGAAGAAAGACGTCGAGATGCCCAGCGAGATCAAACGATACTACGTCGGAGAGGAAATCCCCGATGAATGGATCAAATACCCGTGGGATGCCATCGACATCGACGAGCACAATGAAATGGAACGCAAACAGCGCGAGGAGGGAAAGTAA
- the hpt gene encoding hypoxanthine phosphoribosyltransferase gives MPQSLAIPALSEDLKSVLIDANTIGRRVTELARQIDNDYQDKGELLIVGVLKGAFIFTADLTRNLTKEHIVDFIALSSYQGEKTSGNVRLLMDTRQNMEGKNVLIVEDILDSGYTLDYLIRMFKERKPLSVKTAVLLDKPDRHVVPVEIDYCGFTIPDVWVVGYGLDYNEKHRTLPYIAEMYPQK, from the coding sequence ATGCCACAGTCTCTAGCAATCCCTGCGTTGTCTGAGGATCTGAAGAGCGTTCTCATCGACGCCAACACCATCGGACGCAGGGTCACCGAATTGGCCCGCCAGATCGACAACGACTACCAGGACAAAGGAGAGCTTTTGATCGTCGGCGTTCTGAAGGGCGCGTTCATCTTCACCGCCGACCTGACCAGAAACCTTACCAAGGAGCACATCGTCGATTTCATCGCGCTTTCTTCCTATCAAGGGGAGAAAACCTCCGGCAACGTCCGCCTGTTGATGGACACCCGTCAGAACATGGAAGGAAAGAACGTCCTGATCGTCGAGGACATTCTGGATTCCGGCTACACGCTGGACTACCTGATCCGCATGTTCAAGGAGCGCAAACCCCTGTCGGTGAAGACCGCCGTATTGCTGGACAAGCCGGACCGCCACGTCGTGCCGGTGGAGATCGACTACTGTGGCTTCACCATCCCCGACGTCTGGGTGGTCGGTTACGGTCTGGACTACAACGAAAAGCATCGCACGCTTCCGTACATTGCAGAGATGTATCCGCAGAAGTGA
- a CDS encoding AEC family transporter, with the protein MKEAQGASRLMDKPGALVKNGAMAFLVFRQLVEMLLLIGLSFGVSRLMHYGDKEAQYLSFLLLYVIAPAIVIDPYNIPFEPERFHNTLVMLLFSLSGMLLLIALSQFVPRKHADASLAAIDRMGTVYSNCGYIGIPIVQAAMGPEATFYIVPYLLMFNTIFWIHGQYVMTGHLSVKAVVTKPMIIGSLFAFLLFVSPWTLPPIIGETISSLSSLNMPLSMFLLGILFANFKRAKNGEGFPARRMVMVFILRLVVSPLLIILCFLPLRGVLDAQPILKTLALIIVIVSACPCGVNISTAAVLFHKNSSYAGLLVMGTTILSVVTIPVFTKLAERVL; encoded by the coding sequence ATGAAAGAGGCGCAAGGGGCTTCGCGCCTGATGGACAAACCGGGGGCTTTGGTGAAGAATGGTGCCATGGCTTTTTTGGTCTTCCGGCAACTGGTCGAGATGCTCCTTCTCATCGGTCTGAGTTTCGGCGTTTCCCGCCTGATGCACTACGGGGACAAGGAAGCGCAGTATCTATCCTTCCTGCTCCTGTACGTCATCGCCCCGGCGATCGTCATCGATCCCTACAACATCCCGTTTGAGCCCGAGCGGTTCCACAACACGTTGGTCATGCTGCTCTTTTCGCTGAGCGGTATGCTTCTGCTCATCGCCCTTTCCCAGTTCGTACCCCGCAAGCATGCCGACGCGTCGCTTGCGGCCATCGACCGGATGGGGACGGTGTACTCCAACTGCGGATACATCGGAATTCCCATCGTCCAGGCTGCGATGGGTCCGGAGGCGACGTTCTACATCGTTCCGTACCTGTTGATGTTCAACACGATCTTCTGGATCCATGGACAGTACGTGATGACCGGGCACCTCAGCGTCAAGGCGGTGGTCACCAAACCGATGATCATCGGTTCGTTGTTCGCCTTCCTGCTGTTCGTCAGCCCCTGGACACTGCCTCCGATCATCGGGGAGACAATCTCTTCGCTCAGTTCGCTGAACATGCCGCTTTCCATGTTCCTGTTGGGAATCCTGTTCGCCAATTTCAAACGGGCAAAGAACGGAGAGGGCTTCCCCGCCCGTCGGATGGTGATGGTCTTCATCCTCCGTCTGGTGGTCAGTCCGTTGTTGATCATCCTCTGCTTCCTTCCGCTTCGCGGTGTTTTGGACGCCCAGCCAATCCTGAAGACGCTGGCGTTGATCATCGTCATCGTGTCCGCCTGCCCCTGCGGGGTGAATATCAGCACGGCGGCGGTGCTGTTCCATAAGAATTCCTCCTATGCGGGTCTGCTTGTCATGGGGACGACCATCCTGTCGGTGGTCACCATTCCGGTGTTCACCAAGCTGGCGGAACGAGTATTGTAG
- a CDS encoding ABC transporter substrate-binding protein, whose product MKKVCSIVAMLGLGVSLLFAGGASETAATATGIVPDKTVTGNIMIYTSIYEDIVTMMDNALAEKFPNCNIEFFQGGTGKIQTKVAGEMATGKLGCDMMLVAEPAYSLELNEDGYLHKYLSPNRANLRFDYDKEGAWYPVRVCNMVLAYNPEMYKPSDLATSYKDFATNPALKGYISMGNPLTSGTTMAAAAALSEKYGYVYFDQLGKQQIMIESGSTALAKLETGECKELMILEESVLKKREEEGSSISVIYPDDGVILIPSTVMTVAGDKSANNNIASCEKVTDWLLSEEGQKFIVKGWMHSVLKGWNSGDHIPYDSISTDDLIKKDMGLDWVRCYQQRTEIREAFEKSVSLSK is encoded by the coding sequence ATGAAAAAGGTGTGTTCCATTGTGGCGATGCTGGGATTGGGGGTTTCCCTGCTGTTCGCCGGAGGAGCTTCGGAGACCGCAGCAACGGCTACGGGAATCGTGCCGGACAAAACGGTGACGGGCAACATCATGATCTATACCTCGATCTACGAGGATATCGTCACCATGATGGATAACGCGTTGGCTGAGAAGTTCCCCAACTGTAACATCGAATTCTTCCAGGGAGGAACCGGAAAAATCCAGACCAAGGTTGCCGGTGAAATGGCGACGGGGAAACTGGGATGTGACATGATGCTGGTCGCCGAACCTGCCTACTCATTGGAGCTGAATGAGGATGGATACCTGCACAAGTATCTTTCCCCGAACCGCGCCAATCTCCGGTTCGACTACGACAAGGAAGGGGCATGGTACCCGGTGCGTGTCTGCAACATGGTGCTTGCATACAATCCTGAGATGTACAAGCCATCGGATCTTGCCACCTCGTACAAGGATTTCGCCACCAATCCCGCATTGAAGGGATACATCTCCATGGGCAACCCGCTGACCAGCGGGACGACGATGGCTGCCGCCGCGGCGCTGTCGGAGAAATACGGGTATGTGTACTTCGACCAACTGGGAAAACAACAGATCATGATCGAAAGCGGTTCCACCGCGTTGGCCAAGCTGGAGACCGGCGAATGCAAGGAGCTGATGATCCTGGAAGAGTCCGTTCTGAAGAAACGGGAAGAAGAGGGAAGTTCCATTTCCGTCATCTATCCGGATGATGGCGTGATTCTGATTCCTTCCACCGTGATGACGGTCGCCGGCGACAAATCGGCGAACAACAACATCGCCTCCTGTGAGAAGGTGACGGACTGGTTGCTCAGCGAGGAAGGCCAGAAGTTCATCGTCAAAGGGTGGATGCATTCCGTTCTGAAAGGATGGAACAGTGGTGATCATATCCCATATGACAGCATCAGTACGGATGATTTGATCAAAAAGGACATGGGGCTGGATTGGGTACGCTGCTACCAGCAACGCACCGAGATCCGCGAGGCCTTCGAGAAATCTGTTTCTCTTTCCAAGTAA